A region of the Gammaproteobacteria bacterium genome:
GCAAGGGCTACAACTGCGCGCTCGCACTCCGCAAGCTGCTTTTGCTGGTGAGTCACTCGAGCTACCCCTTCATCTCTATAACCCCTCTCCCCAGCGACGATTGGCAATTAAACTGGGCTGGCCAAAAGAGCGCCCGCAGCAAGTTGACCTGAATCCGCAACAGGGCGAGTGGATCAATCTTGAGCTTCCAGCCTTGCCCCGTGGGCGGCACCCCATAGGGCGGATCACCCTCTACACCCGCTTCCCTTTGGGGTTTTTTCACGCTTGGAGTTATCTCCATTTTGACGTTTCAGCTCTGGTTTACCCCAAACCATCCGGCACACGTCGCCTACCAGATGAACCCTTTCAACAGCAGGGTAGTGAGGGTGATCGTGGCCGGGGCAGTGATGACTTCATCGGCCAGCGCCCCTATCATCCTGGCGACTCACTTCACCACCTCAACTGGAAAGCACTGGCCCGGGAGCGTGGTTTGCTAACAAAGCAGTTTGGCGGTGACCGCTCAGATGAGCTAAAAGTCAGCTGGCAGCTGCTCACCGAGCAGCCCACCGAGGTTAAACTCAGCCAGCTGTGCCGCTGGGTAATTGAGGCCGAACAGGGTCACCTCCGCTATGGCTTGGAGATTCCCGGTGCTCACATTCCAGTCGGCCAGGGACAGCAACACTATGAACAGTGTTTAAGTGCACTGGCACTGTATGGCCAAAAGTCATGATCGGGTGGCGCAAGCAGAAGCCAAAGCGCTATCAAGAGGAGCAGCAAGCGGCCCCTGCTAGTGGTGTTATCTGGTTGCTGGGCGCGCTGCTGCTGGTTATCTTGCCACATCTCTTTCGCCAGCCCGGCTGGGTGGCGGCAACCTGTCTGGCGATCTTGGGGTGGCGGCTACTCAAAGAGTTTAACGGCTGGGCGCTTCCACGCACCGTTTTCAGGTTACTGCTGGCGGCTACCCTCTTGGCGGGCACCTATCTTCAATACCGCACCCTGAATGGCTTGGATGCGGGCACTACCCTGCTCACCCTGATGTTATGTCTGAAGTTAATCGAGCTGCGTACACTGCGGGATGCCATGATCGTGATATTACTGGGGTATTTTCTGGTATTGAGCGGTTTTCTCTATGATCAATCGATTCTCTCCGGGCTCTATCTGCTTTTGGTGGTGCTGCTGCTGACCGCCTCACTGCTGGTTCTCAACCACTCGAAGGAGGGTCAGCAGCAAGCTAAAAAGGAGTATTTTAAGCGTGCGGCGGCGATCCTGCTGCAAGCCCTGCCACTGGTGTTGATTTTGTTCATTTTGGTGCCGCGCATCCCCGGGCCACTCTGGGCGCTACCCAATAACAGTAGTTCCGCTACAACTGGCCTCAGTGACAAAATGAGTATTGGCGATATTACCCGTCTGGCCGATTCCGATGCGGTCGCCTTTCGGGCAAGCTTTACTGGCGAGATACCCGCCGCTGACCAACTCTATTGGCGCGGCCCCATTTTGTGGCAAACCGATGGCCGCAACTGGAGTACACTTAATAAACTTGACCCCTTCAATGCAATGACGGCAGCTCCCTTTACTCACCTCAGCGAACCCATCGAGTACAGCATCACCCTGCCTGCACACCAGCAGCGCTGGCTATTCGCCTTGGATCTTCCGGTAACACAGCCAGAAAAGAGCTTCTTGCGCCGGGATTTTCAACTTCTACATCAAGATAAAATCAACGAACTCTACCGCTACACCGTGCGCTCAGTGCTCGACTACAAAAATAGTCAGCTACTGCCACAGGAGCGCAAAAAGGCACTTCAGCTGCCCCCCAACCGCAACCCACAAACCCGCGCATTGGCTCAACAGTGGCGGCAACAGGCCGGTAGTGACCAACAGCTGGTGACACAAGCACTCGACTATTTCCAACAGCAACCCTTCTATTACTCCAGAACCCCACCGGCACTACGAGGGGAGCCAATTGATCAATTCCTATTCACTGCAAGAGAGGGTTTTTGCGAGCACTATGCCGCCGCCTTTGTCACGCTGATGCGCGCCGCAGGAGTGCCCGCACGGGTGGTTACCGGCTATCAAGGCGGCGAATATAATGCTTTAGGTGACTACCTGCTGGTACGCCAGTCCGATGCCCATGCGTGGGCGGAAGTGTGGTTACCGGCGCAGGGGTGGATCAGAGTTGACCCTACCCGTGTGATTCCACCCGATCGCATCGAAGCTTATGAGGACCTACAACGCTTTACCGATACCCGCAATGATAAGCTGTTTGACCCGAACACCCGCTGGCTACAGGCAGCATGGTTGCAAACCCAGCGTGGTTGGGATGCTGCCAACCACCAGTGGAGCCAGTGGGTGGTTGGTTTTGACCAACAGCAGCAACAGCGTTTGTTAGAGCGTCTGGGGTTGGGCAAGCTTAATCTTTTGGCGTTGGTGGGCATTATGGCTCTGCTTATTTTGTTGCTACTGGCCGCGCTCTCCCTTTATCTGTTATCTCAACGTCAAAAACAGTTAGAGCCACTACAGCAAGCCTATCAAACACTCTGCCTGCAACTCGCCAAACGCGGTGTCGACAACGCCCCCTGGCTCGGGCCAAAACAGCGCTGCCAACAAGCGATGCGTAAACTGCCCAAGCAGCGGCAGGAGATAAAATCACTTTTTAACCACTATATACAGCTGCGTTATACCACCCACCAGACTCCCAATGCACAGCGCGCCTTCATCCAGGCGGTTAGACGTTTTCGCTGTTAACCCTCTCAGGATTCCTAACCCCCAGATCGAGCATACAGAGGGAGGGCAATCTACCCAGGAGACTGTCGGACTTAGGTGATCGTAGCGAGGGAAAGCCATTTTGAGTCCATTTTTTTGATTGTTTGAGGCGAATATTGAGCATATTCAACGAAAATGATCGGAGAAATGGGCCTGAATGGCTTTTCCGCAGTCGACTCACCCTAAGTCCGACAGCCTCCTAGCCAGCTTAATCCGGCTGGGCTAAGATTGAGAAGTAGGTAAACCAACATCAACCACCAGGGGGGACGCATGGAGAGGAGTCTAGCTTTTCTGGCTCGCGAGGCGTTCGCCAGCCTGTTGCAGCTCTTGCAAAAGAGCGGCTATCACACCGTCGGCCCACAGGTGCGTGAGGGTGCCATTGTTTTTGACACGCTTAACACCATTGATCAACTCCCCAAAGGGGTTCACGACCAACAGGCCGCTGGCCAATACCGCCTTAAACAGAGTGACTCACCACGCCTGTTTGCCTGGGCTAATGGCCCGCAGGGAATTAAACCGTTTGTATTTTCACCCAAAGAAGCTTTATGGCGTAGCCAGCGCAGTGAATCGGGCACGCTCACCTTCACAGCCATCGAACCCGAGGTAAAGCCCACCGCTATTATCGGCGTGCGCCCATGTGATATTGCCGCGCTCTACCTTCAGGATAAGCACTTTTTACAGCAAGAGAGCCTCGACCCCTCTTATCAAAAACGCCGTGAGCAGCTGCTGCTTATTGTAGTTAACTGCACCCATCCGGCCAAAACCTGCTTCTGCGCCAGCACCGGCGATGGCCCACAGGCTAACTACGGTTATGATATTGCCCTCACCGAGCTGGATGATGGCTTTCTGCTGGAGGCACACAATCAGCGGGGCCATCAGCTAATTGAAAAACTGCCCATTCAACCGGCCACCGAACAACAGCAACGGCTTGCAGAGCAAGCACTCACTAAGGCCGCCAACCAGCAAACACGCCAACTGCCTGGGCAAAATTTAAACCAGAAGCTTTTTGAAAACCTGAAACACCCACAG
Encoded here:
- a CDS encoding DUF58 domain-containing protein, producing MSLSARLNLARFFTAKEPESGTITLTQRRIYILPTRAGVSFGMILLAMFLAAINYNNSLAYLLTFLLTSVTIVSMLHCFRNLQGLQLRARTPQAAFAGESLELPLHLYNPSPQRRLAIKLGWPKERPQQVDLNPQQGEWINLELPALPRGRHPIGRITLYTRFPLGFFHAWSYLHFDVSALVYPKPSGTRRLPDEPFQQQGSEGDRGRGSDDFIGQRPYHPGDSLHHLNWKALARERGLLTKQFGGDRSDELKVSWQLLTEQPTEVKLSQLCRWVIEAEQGHLRYGLEIPGAHIPVGQGQQHYEQCLSALALYGQKS
- a CDS encoding DUF3488 and transglutaminase-like domain-containing protein codes for the protein MIGWRKQKPKRYQEEQQAAPASGVIWLLGALLLVILPHLFRQPGWVAATCLAILGWRLLKEFNGWALPRTVFRLLLAATLLAGTYLQYRTLNGLDAGTTLLTLMLCLKLIELRTLRDAMIVILLGYFLVLSGFLYDQSILSGLYLLLVVLLLTASLLVLNHSKEGQQQAKKEYFKRAAAILLQALPLVLILFILVPRIPGPLWALPNNSSSATTGLSDKMSIGDITRLADSDAVAFRASFTGEIPAADQLYWRGPILWQTDGRNWSTLNKLDPFNAMTAAPFTHLSEPIEYSITLPAHQQRWLFALDLPVTQPEKSFLRRDFQLLHQDKINELYRYTVRSVLDYKNSQLLPQERKKALQLPPNRNPQTRALAQQWRQQAGSDQQLVTQALDYFQQQPFYYSRTPPALRGEPIDQFLFTAREGFCEHYAAAFVTLMRAAGVPARVVTGYQGGEYNALGDYLLVRQSDAHAWAEVWLPAQGWIRVDPTRVIPPDRIEAYEDLQRFTDTRNDKLFDPNTRWLQAAWLQTQRGWDAANHQWSQWVVGFDQQQQQRLLERLGLGKLNLLALVGIMALLILLLLAALSLYLLSQRQKQLEPLQQAYQTLCLQLAKRGVDNAPWLGPKQRCQQAMRKLPKQRQEIKSLFNHYIQLRYTTHQTPNAQRAFIQAVRRFRC
- a CDS encoding 4Fe-4S dicluster domain-containing protein, with the translated sequence MERSLAFLAREAFASLLQLLQKSGYHTVGPQVREGAIVFDTLNTIDQLPKGVHDQQAAGQYRLKQSDSPRLFAWANGPQGIKPFVFSPKEALWRSQRSESGTLTFTAIEPEVKPTAIIGVRPCDIAALYLQDKHFLQQESLDPSYQKRREQLLLIVVNCTHPAKTCFCASTGDGPQANYGYDIALTELDDGFLLEAHNQRGHQLIEKLPIQPATEQQQRLAEQALTKAANQQTRQLPGQNLNQKLFENLKHPQWQDIAERCLSCGNCTAVCPSCFCHSEGELAALDGHSSEHYREWDSCFSPGHSHIHGITIRADTRTKYRQWLTHKLGSWHTQYGRSGCVGCGRCISWCPAGIDLTAEVSIICGGEKDE